From the Osmerus eperlanus chromosome 21, fOsmEpe2.1, whole genome shotgun sequence genome, one window contains:
- the LOC134007232 gene encoding frizzled-5-like — translation MAATMSSPSLPVCVLWFILLGPQLAHTASKDIVCEPITVPMCKGIGYNLTYMPNQFNHDTQDEVGLEVHQFWPLVRIHCSADLLFFLCSMYTPICIPDYRKPLPPCRSVCERAKRGCSPLMSQYGFEWPERMSCERLPELGDAERLCMDRNSSEVTTLTPAFPKPTPKPPHNPLRRRPPAPKSHGYQECDRDCRCRHPLVPVKSDAHPLSSRVHTGPVPDCAQPCRQPYFSQDEHTFTGLWLGLWSVLCFLSTLTTVATFLIDRERFKYPELPIIYLAACYLCVSLGYLVRLAVGHERVACSEDRQHVLYDTSGPALCTLVFLLVFFFGMAGSIWWVVLSLTWFLAAGLKWGSEAIAGYSQYFHLAAWLIPSVKTIAVLSLSSVDGDPVAGICYVGNQSVESLRWFVLAPLVVYLFTGSLFLLAGFVSLFRIRSVIKQGGTKTDKLERLMIRLGLFTVLYTVPAAAVVACLVYEQHLRPRWERALACACPAERQRLGPDHAVFMLKYFMCLVVGITSGVWVWSGKTLEAWGRVLGRCCSCWGHKPSSASMYSEASSSLTSRTGVPPSQSDHKSLSHPTV, via the coding sequence ATGGCAGCCACCATgagctccccttctctccctgtctgcgtTTTGTGGTTCATCCTGCTGGGTCCGCAGCTAGCTCACACAGCCTCGAAGGACATAGTGTGTGAGCCCATCACGGTGCCCATGTGTAAGGGCATCGGCTACAACCTCACCTACATGCCCAACCAGTTCAACCATGACACCCAGGATGAGGTGGGCCTGGAGGTGCACCAGTTCTGGCCCCTGGTGAGGATCCACTGCTCGGCCGACCTGCTGTTCTTCCTCTGCAGCATGTACACCCCCATCTGCATCCCGGACTACCGCAAGCCCCTCCCGCCGTGCCGCTCGGTGTGTGAGCGAGCCAAGCGGGGCTGCTCGCCCCTCATGAGCCAGTACGGCTTCGAGTGGCCCGAGAGGATGAGCTGCGAGCGGCTGCCCGAGCTGGGCGACGCCGAGAGGCTCTGCATGGACCGCAACAGCAGCGAggtcaccaccctgaccccggcCTTCCCCAAGCCCACCCCCAAGcccccccacaaccccctgCGCCGCCGCCCCCCTGCGCCCAAAAGCCACGGCTACCAGGAGTGCGACCGCGACTGCCGCTGCCGCCACCCCTTGGTGCCCGTCAAGAGCGACGCCCACCCGCTCTCCTCCCGGGTCCACACCGGCCCGGTGCCCGACTGTGCCCAGCCCTGCCGCCAGCCCTACTTCAGCCAGGACGAGCACACCTTCACCGGCCTGTGGCTGGGGCTGTGGTCGGTGCTCTGCTTCCTGTCCACCCTCACCACCGTGGCCACCTTCCTCATCGACAGGGAGCGCTTCAAGTACCCGGAGCTGCCCATCATCTACCTGGCGGCctgctacctgtgtgtgtctctgggctaCCTGGTGCGGCTGGCCGTGGGGCACGAGAGGGTGGCGTGCTCCGAGGATCGCCAGCACGTCCTGTATGACACGTCGGGCCCGGCCCTGTGCACTCTGGTCTTCCTGCTGGTGTTCTTCTTCGGCATGGCCGGGTCCATCTGGTGGGTGGTGCTCTCCCTCACCTGGTTCCTGGCGGCGGGTTTGAAGTGGGGCAGCGAGGCCATCGCGGGCTACTCCCAGTACTTCCACCTGGCCGCCTGGCTCATCCCCAGCGTCAAGACCATCGCCGTGCTGTCCCTCAGCTCCGTGGACGGCGACCCCGTGGCGGGGATCTGCTACGTGGGGAACCAGAGCGTGGAGAGCCTGCGCTGGTTCGTCCTGGCTCCCCTGGTGGTGTACCTCTTCACcggctccctcttcctcctggccGGCTTCGTGTCGCTCTTCCGCATCCGCAGCGTCATCAAGCAGGGCGGGACCAAGACGGACAAGCTGGAGCGCCTGATGATCCGCCTGGGGCTGTTCACGGTGCTGTACACGGTGCCGGCGGCGGCGGTGGTGGCCTGCCTGGTGTACGAGCAGCACCTGAGGCCCCGGTGGGAGCGGGCCCTGGCGTGTGCCTGCCCGGCGGAGCGTCAGCGCCTGGGGCCCGACCACGCCGTGTTCATGCTCAAGTACTTCATGTGCCTGGTGGTGGGCATCACCTccggggtgtgggtgtggtcagggaagaccctggaggcctgggggagggtaCTGGGGAGGTGCTGCTCCTGTTGGGGCCACAAGCCCTCCAGTGCCTCCATGTACAGCGAAGCCAGCAGCTCCTTGACCAGCCGCACCGGGGTGCCCCCCTCCCAGTCGGACCACAAGTCCCTGTCCCACCCCACTGTGTGA
- the LOC134007234 gene encoding cyclin-Y-like protein 1, giving the protein MGATVSCCMSPGGSPKIQRREYELEDYPITTTEDVSEDTGTYLQHISDREVPDELAHESNPSDHPRASTIFLNKSQTDVREKRKSNYLNHMSPGLLTKKYSSCSTIFIDDSTVSQPNLKSTVKCVTLAIYYHIKNRDSNRSVDIFDEKKHPLTREKVPDDYSSVDPEHKLIYRFVRTLFSSAQLTTECAIVTLVYLERLLTYAEMDICPCNWKRIVLGAILLASKVWDDQAVWNVDYCQILKDMTVEDMNEMERHFLELLQFNINVPASVYAKYYFDLRSLADENNLSFPLEPLSNKRAQKLEAISRLCEDMYKEMGKTVMKRSLSVDNLVGVRNTHAVLS; this is encoded by the exons ATGGGGGCCACTGTGTCATGCTGCATGTCCCCCGGAGGGAGTCCGAAAATTCAGAGGAGAGAGTACGAGCTCGAGGATTATCCAATAACCACCACTGAAGACGTTAGCGAGGACACTGGGACATACTTACAGCACATCAGCGACAGAGAAGTCCCCGACG AACTGGCACACGAGTCAAACCCGTCGGACCATCCGAGAGCCAGCACCATTTTCCTCAACAAGTCGCAGACAGATG TGCGTGAGAAAAGGAAAAGTAATTACTTGAATCat atgtcccCTGGGCTCCTGACAAAGAAATACAGCTCCTGCTCCACAATCTTCATTGATGACAGCACAGTGAGCCAGCCCAATCTGAAGAGCACGGTCAAATG TGTGACTTTGGCGATATATTATCACATAAAAAACAG GGATTCAAACCGCTCTGTGGACATATTCGATGAGAAGAAGCACCCGTTGACT AGAGAGAAGGTTCCGGATGACTACTCCAGTGTGGACCCAGAACACAAGCTCATCTACCGCTTCGTCCGCACGCTCTTCAGCTCGGCCCAGCTCACCACGGAGTGTGCCATCGTCACACTG GTGTACCTGGAGCGCCTGCTGACCTACGCTGAGATGGACATCTGTCCGTGTAACTGGAAGCGCATCGTGCTGGGGGCCATCCTGCTGGCCTCCAAGGTGTGGGACGACCAGGCCGTGTGGAACGTGGACTACTGCCAGATCCTCAAAGACATGACTGTAGAAGACAT GAACGAGATGGAGAGACACTTCCTGGAGCTGCTCCAGTTTAACATCAACGTCCCGGCCAGCGTTTACGCCAAGTACTACTTTGACCTGCGCTCTCTGGCCGACGAGAACAACCTGAGCTTCCCTCTGGAGCCTCTCAGTAACAAGCGAGCCCAGAAACTGGAG GCCATCTCCAGATTGTGTGAGGACATGTACAAGGAAATGGGCAAGACCGTCATGAAGAGGTCCCTCAGCGTAGACAACCTAGTGGGTGTCCGAAACACACACGCCGTGCTGTCCTAG